In Anticarsia gemmatalis isolate Benzon Research Colony breed Stoneville strain chromosome 4, ilAntGemm2 primary, whole genome shotgun sequence, the DNA window AGTTTTGAAACCCCAGCATGATTGATAACTtgttaccaaaaataaattgaagtgtATTGCAGGATTCCATTGTAATCGTTCCTTATTATGACCGAAAACCAACAAGACTTATCAATCAATGttcttacaattattttctCTTCTCAGGTATGTATCCACACCCTGGGCTCACACAACGTGCGCACAGCTCTGGAGTGGTCTCCGGGCGCATGGTGGCGGGAACCCTGGAGACTGTTCACCTACGGACTGGTGCACGCCAACGCTACGCATCTCGCTCTCAACGCCCTCGTAGCATTAGCTGTAAGTATTTTACTCTATACCTGGCAACCCCAACTTTTCACCAACTTAAAATGTTATGTGGTCTTCTACTACTATTTTCTGCTTAAAAGAAGGGTTTAATCGCAATCTTATTGAATGAATAtggttgacaaaaaaaaaatcttgtatttgGTGCCTTATACTCTAAAAAAGATTCCTGTCAAGTCAATGTTCTAAAATGGTTATTTTCTTGTTCACCAGGTTGGCTGGCCACTGGAACGCGAGCAGGGTTCACTGCGAGTGATAGGAGTGTGGTGTGGTGGCGTAGCGGCCGGCGCGCTCGGCGCGGGGGTGCTACAGCCCAACGTTCGCGTCGTAGGCGCCTCCGCCGCCGTGTACGCGCTACTCACTGCGCATATAGCGAATGTCTGCCTACGGTACGTTatataacatttacataaagtaattcttaaaatcaatatttttgttctaacaTCACGATTACAGTTATCTTTATGTTCCACGGGTTCAAGGTTTGATTCGTGGGTCGAGCATATTTTCAATTAtcaagataaattaaataaacaccTACTATTACATAGCTTACGGATTCTCAATACAACACATTATTGCCTAATTTtctatagaatattatttacgtcTACAATCATTTAAGATGATTTTCCTCGACGCATATaactaacaaaattttattgttatagattCGGTCACATTCCGCTATGGTGGTTCCGTCCCCTGAGCGTGGTGGTGTTGGGCACGTCGGAGATGTGCTGGGCGCTGATGCAGGCCTCCCCGCCGGCGGGCGGACACGCGGCGGCGCAGGCGCACGGCTCCTACGAGTACGTGGCGTGGGGCGCGCACATACTCGGTGCCGCAGTCGGAATACCGCTCGCTTTCTTAGTTTTCACTGGTAATAACCGTTTCATTTCTTTCAAATGTTTCAATTTTGTCTCCAAAGAGGAAACTGTTGCGGGAATTTCAACTCTCGCTAACTATACCTACTAATTCGTGTGACGACTTTGTGGGTTTGGTCGTTTCATGACGCACGTATAGGTACACTTAATTGATGGCTTTTCCCCTAAATTCAGTATTTGTGAAAATACGAGGCTAAATAATCacgttaattatattaaaatcatggAATTTCCAATCTCTCTCATTTTATAACTGCTTAgataaagaatttattaaaacttagggacaaatagtttaacaaataattaacataatttttcttttgtctACAGGTGAAAACAGTAAAAAGCCTTACGTGATAGCGTGCCGTGTGATATCAGCGCTGCTGCTGTTCGCAGGCATTATCCTCGAGACAGTGTACTACGTCAAATACATGGGAGTAGACGAAGACCACGAGCTGATGTACGTGCACATCGACCAGACTTGAATGACTGCCACTACACGAATGGATCAAGACATCTTCCTGCCTTTTTCTTTACTTCTTCCTCTGCGAGGATTGACATCTAGTCTGATATGAGACTGAAGAGCCATCAGATCCTGGATGGAGCTGTCACCAAGATATTTCATAGTACTGCCTTACAAACTATGTAGTGGAGGTACTGATATGAAAGCGTAAATCCTTGGTGCTTTGCGACGAGTCTACGGTCAAGATTTTGACTCAGCTGTTTAATACGTCATGATCCTACAAGCCATCT includes these proteins:
- the LOC142987878 gene encoding rhomboid-related protein 2-like — its product is MAPDAEACETERLNVEGEHHGRRILPDSPRPATAWTENEEERPGETNSPGENRRLLPSGPIPSKHKSRLQAGLTLGVHPPGKYTKCPQVTQKNKLKSKFEKRKDKLVNLLKPPYFIVSVIIVIVCIHTLGSHNVRTALEWSPGAWWREPWRLFTYGLVHANATHLALNALVALAVGWPLEREQGSLRVIGVWCGGVAAGALGAGVLQPNVRVVGASAAVYALLTAHIANVCLRFGHIPLWWFRPLSVVVLGTSEMCWALMQASPPAGGHAAAQAHGSYEYVAWGAHILGAAVGIPLAFLVFTGENSKKPYVIACRVISALLLFAGIILETVYYVKYMGVDEDHELMYVHIDQT